The Candidatus Binatia bacterium genome segment TTGCGCCCTCGCGGGCCTGCTCGATGCCGCGCTCCATGCTCGTTTCCGTCGTGCGGATCAGCCTTTCCGATTCCGCATCCACCTTGCCGATCGCCACCGTCACGGCCGAGTCGGCGAAGTACCCGTCGATCTCGACACCGAAGTCGAGCCCGAGGATGTCGCCGTCCGACAGCGCGCGCGTCTCGGACGGGATCCCGTGCACGATCTCGTCGTTCACCGACGCGCAAAGCACCGCCGGGTAGACCGCGTCGCCGACGCGGTAATTCTTGAACGCCGAGCGCGCGCCGGAGCGTGCGATCAAGCGTGCGGCCTCGCGATCGAGATCCGCCGTCGTGACCCCGGGACGCGCCTTTTCACAAAGGGCCGCCAGGATCTCGGCGGTAATGCGCGCCGGACGCCGCATGCGCTCGATCTCCGCCTCCGTCTTCAGCTCAATCATCACAGCCACGTACCGCCGCCAGGATCCGACTGGTCACCTGCTCCGTTCCCGCCGCACCGTCGACGCGCCTCAGCAGCCCGCGCCCCGCGTAATAACCCATCAGCGGCTCGGTCTGCCGGTGATAGACCGCGAGCCTCTCGCGTACTGTCGACTCGCGATCGTCGTCGCGGACGAAAAGCTCTCCGCCGCACGCGTCGCACGCACCCTCGACCTTCGGCGGGCTCAGCGTCACGTGGTACAGCCGCCCGCAGTTCCTGCAGGTGCGGCGACCCGACAGGCGCCCGACGATCGTCTGCACCGGCACTTCCAGCGCGATCACGTGATCGACGCCGCCTTTGTCGAGCACTTCCTGCAGCTTCTCGGCCTGGGCCGGGTTGCGCGGGAAGCCGTCGAGCACGAATCCACTGCGACAATCGGCCTCGCAGACTCGCGTACGGATCAGGCCCAGCACCAGCTCGTCCGGGACGAGCTGGCCGCGATCCATGAAATCCTTCGCCTTCTGA includes the following:
- the map gene encoding type I methionyl aminopeptidase; translation: MIELKTEAEIERMRRPARITAEILAALCEKARPGVTTADLDREAARLIARSGARSAFKNYRVGDAVYPAVLCASVNDEIVHGIPSETRALSDGDILGLDFGVEIDGYFADSAVTVAIGKVDAESERLIRTTETSMERGIEQAREGARLGDIGSAVQEEAEAAGFAVVRDFVGHGIGRALHEDPQVPNFGKRGRGRSITTGMVLAIEPMVNAGTAAVKMDSDGWTARTADGRRSAHFEHTVAVTRRGPEILTRL
- a CDS encoding adenylate kinase, which codes for MRLVLVGPPGSGKGTQGDLLEEALSVPHISSGDLLRQSVSSGTNVGQKAKDFMDRGQLVPDELVLGLIRTRVCEADCRSGFVLDGFPRNPAQAEKLQEVLDKGGVDHVIALEVPVQTIVGRLSGRRTCRNCGRLYHVTLSPPKVEGACDACGGELFVRDDDRESTVRERLAVYHRQTEPLMGYYAGRGLLRRVDGAAGTEQVTSRILAAVRGCDD